Part of the Lolium rigidum isolate FL_2022 chromosome 6, APGP_CSIRO_Lrig_0.1, whole genome shotgun sequence genome, CTACTAGCCCATAGTAAAGTTTTTGTTCTAACAGGTAACCCATTTTCTCACATACATACACCACTCATCTGTATGAACGCACATCTAACAAGCCGAGATCATCTAATTCCTCTATTCTTGCAAATGAAACACGTAAGCCATTTTCTTACATACATACACCATTCATCTCTATGACCGCACATCTAACAAACCAAGATCATCTAATTCCTTCGTTCGTGCAAATGAAACACGTGAGAGATTGCATTTGTTGCAGCTCACTGACACCAAGCGAAGAAAGAGGCTGAGCTGCCAAATCGACGCTTGCAGGCTACAGCTACCACTGACCATGTCATGACGCTCTTTTACACACTAAATAAAATGTAGGAAACTTTAGTTAGTCGACCAATCGAATCCAACTGGTGTTAATTTATCAAAGAAGTAATTTAATTCGTCTTCCCACTTCGCCTTGCTTCTCTGACCTGGCTGCTGATAAACTTTTGTTACTTGGCCCCAGATCAACCAACCAATTAACAATTGAATCACACCTATTTTCTGCTTGCCTTTGTTTCAATTCCCTTTTCTTCCCCTTTCATCTATTGTGGGTAAAAGTTTTGACATAACCATTATATTCTATTTTTCTTTTGCTACGTGCCTCTACAAGAATATGTTGGGAACTACTAGACCAAATTTGCCATCCTAGGATGACGTAGAAATAGCGAACACACACAACTGTAGACATGCATCGAACCATGCTTTGTGTCCCAGTGAACGGTAGGAGTCTCATTCCATACAGTTAAGTTTTCACAAGCTGACATGATAAGTATTTGTCAGTGTTGGCAGCTGTCAATCCGAAACAGATACAGATATCTTGAGCTCTTAGCCATTGCCATACATTTAGTATATCGACAGTTCTGTCTCCTTTCCCGTGCATTGGCACCCACAAAAACAATCTTGATGTGGCATAGCATCTCTCAAAGGTGATACTAGTTGTTGCCAATGCCGTTCTTGCCAACGACCATGTGGTTAATCAATTTTGCGTCCTTTCTAGTCTCAAAGAGACTCAACGCCCTCCCTGTTGCATCTTGAATCTAGATACAGGCCTTGACGGAGCAGAACTACCAGGCTGCCGAATGTTCAGGCAAACAAATACGACGTCAGATCAATGTAAATCCGCCCACACGACACAGATcaaaagatacaaaaaaaaaaaggagcttACTTTCTCACTATCATTGTTCTTTGGCAGTTGAATCACTGAAAGGTTATCGTCGTGTTCAACGATAGATCCTGTGAAAGCCTAACAATAGCCATAAACTAGGTTAAATGCAATTTCAAAAGGGTATATCAGTATACATCAGAGTATGGGCAAATGACCTTTTGTCCACTTGATATTATCTTTCGTTCATGAGAAGACTGCCAAGCCAATAACCATTAGTCAGCACTATGAATACATCAAAACAATAACAAACCACAGATGAAACATGATATAAACTGCATCCCTAGGTCTCCAGAATGCTGCCAGATTTAGGTCACAGAGATGGACTACCTCCGTTCATGAAACTATCCTTTTAGAAAGCCTGGAGTCAAACTTCATTGACTTTGGCTACTAATAAGTAACAATAAATGCAGAAGAACTTCAGATGGTGAGGTGTAAATGATATCATTGTATTTCTCATGCGATGATAGAGTAATTCATAACATATCCCATATAGTTTTCTAAAAATATTATACAAGTTAATGGTCAAAGCTGCATGTCTGAGGCCGTGCCAATGTCCAAAACATCATATAATTGTGATTTGTGAAAGGAGAGTGTAATAGTTCTACACTGCCTAAGGTATACAGATTATAAATGCCAAGCCAGGTAAGCACAAAGTGTATGCACGGAATGCATACATCATGCTAACAAGTAGACTTCAGAAGTCAGCCGTGTGTGAAGATCTAAAGCACAGCTGCACAGGCATATCTGCATATGACATATGCAGATTGGTTTCATGATACTGTAAGTATATTGGATCAGTAACCAAAAATGCAACGAATGTGAGAGCTGCGAAGTGGGAGCCATTACTTACATTCACGTTGTTTTATAATGTTTCTATAGAAAAACAGAGAACCGAACATATGAAAAAAATTACATGGGCAAGTAATAATGGAAGTAAATCCCTTGCAATTGGTACCTCAGCAGAGTATTTTGGATCCTGTCGCGAGAGAGACTTCGACGAACTAACTATATTCCCGTTTTCATCCTTAAAAGAAACAGCTGCAAGTAGGAAATTTAGGCCACAGGGTATTAAATTTCTAATATAGAACTTCAAGCAACATGTTGGCGAACTAAGAAGTTCCAACTCCAGTAACATTACATAAATAAAGTGACAAAAAAGTCTGTATAGGTGTGTAACTTGGTATTCAAAATATCATGTGCACTGAAACTTGTCACACATGGCAGTATCAGGACTAACCTTTTCTAAGCGGAGCCCGAACTTCAGAGTTGATTATCTGCACATTGTATGAAAATACACTGTGACTGCTACAGAAGCTAAGATAAACAACTGCGACTGCTAGCCATTAATTCAGACACAAAGTACAAGATTCTGAAGGAGCTTACAGAGGAACTGGCTGATGGTGCAACAGAAGCACCTTTCAGCATTTTCTTTCCTCCTAGCTTCTTTAGTGCACTCTTCAGCTATTAGTACGAAAAGCAAAATATAAATAAGTTGCACTTCAACACATGGTCAAGTTAAGATAACACCAAAATTATGTCACGACGGTTGGAGAAAAACAAAGATACCTGGGCATTTCCTTGACTCCGGTCATTAGCTCCACTCCCAGAAACTGAGGCACCAAAACCAACATTATCGTGATCATTTCCATCACTTAATGTATCCAAGTTTTCCTCGTCATCCTCATTTGTTCCAgcaccttcatcatcatcatcgtcgtcgtcatcatcttcctcttcctcttcttcatcttctgaagaACTTCCAGCTTCCTTTTCTAACATTTCAAGTTCGTCAAACCTCGCCATGATTCGAGCATGTTCCTCATCTGATAATGTCccagaagaacttgaagcttctgGAAAAGATAAGTAGAAACAATAGTCATGCTGGAGCAGAAGTTGCTTTTTGCCAACAAATGTAGGGGCTTAAGGTTTGTCACTTCTTTTAAAGGCAGAAATAGTCCCAGCACAACAAGACGTCCTGCTGGTATGATGTCAATAACTTAAGATTATAATGCTCTCAACATTCCTCCGTACCGACACACCATTTCATTGTAGAATGAGATATCACAGATCAACTTTCTGCAAGATTACTCTAGACCTTGTCAATTCAGGAATGGTCGAGAAAGATATTatacgaaataaaaaggcaatccGGGTCTGGTAAATTTTGGTCTGAACCAATATGGTAAGTTCTCAAAGATACCACGCATCCAAACACCCTAAGGACTCACAAGAAGTATATGCATATCGGTATAACATCAATACTGAGCCAAACACATACTGAAGATAATAATGAAGTAAGGATTCAGACTTGGTTACCTgattttgatggatttatttcggcttcttcgtcatattcttccCTGATCTCAACAAGACCCTCCTGCAGGCATCATCATAATTAAGCATCCAATTACAAGTAATTTTGCGCAGAAGCAAAGCCCACAATAAAAAATAGAGTGAAGCTCAACATACTGATAGTTCTCAATTTTGTTAAGACAAAAGAGTACAATCAACCATATGAGCAGCTTAGTTTAGTGCCACTGGTACAAGGTTATATTGCCGCACCTCAACCCATTATGTACAGTAAGACGCTGCTCATGTTACACTATTTTCCAGGGTGTAGAGTAACATATTAGCAACAAGCAGCACCCCGCTTTTAATAAGAAGGCTAACATAATATAGCATAAACTGCATGGTATCGGTAGCACAATTGTGAAGCGCATGTGTCAACGAAGGGTCTACTAcccattttccttttttttccttacCAATGACCTCAACCAAATTGTTATTACAGTAAACCAATACACAATGCGTCAATGCCTGAGATGTACTCCTCACAAGGACAGAAAAAGAGCCTTACAGAAGCCTCAGCGGCAGTGGACTCGAAGAACTTGGCCTCAGCCTCAAGGTCCGAGATGGTTGCCTTGATCGCTTCCATTTGAGTCTCCAACTCCATTCCCCTCCTGTGCAGTATCTCGGTCGTCTGCTTGGCTGACCTATCAGCATAGTACCCATCCCCTAGAAGCACCTAAGGCACAGGCAAAATCGCAAGCTTCCACGCTGAAGTTCAAATATCCCAGGCAGGTAGAGGTAGAATCAAAATAGGAAAACTGCGGAATGCCATACCATGAGTTGATTCGTGTGGATCAAGCTGCCTGGAAAAAACGCGGCGCCGCCAAAGGGAACCTGCAAAACCAGACCAACGCATCCCCAAATTGGCTCGATTCAAGTAACCATGCTGCTAAAACAGGGAGATAAGCTGAAGTAGGGATGGGTAGGGACCATGATTTGGTGGGAGAGCTCGTCGGGGAGGCGCTGGACGAGGGAGACGAGGGCGGCGTTGTCGGCGAAGAAGCCCTGGACGCGGGCGAGCTCGGCGCGGCGGTCGGCGACGGCCTGGGCGACACGGGACACGGCCCTCCTCGTATCATCCGGCGAGAACACTGCCCCCAGCGGCGTCGCCGTTCCCTGCTTCGCCGCAGCCATCGCCGGTGCTCTGGACTCTGGTTCTGGTCGCCCCCAAAACAAAACCTCCGGAACTAATGGGCCCTTACCTTACGCCTGCCCTTACTTCACTTGTCATATACTTGGGCTTTAATATTTTTAAGTGGACTGACCCAGCCGGCCCATGTAGAGGTTCATTGCACCAGTTTTGGGACGCCAATGGGAGCGCCTACAACGGGGcggagctaagagcatctccaccggcaggggcgccggtacTGTCGTTGTCGCCagaacatcctctatttgggaatGCTGCTTTCACACCGGTGCCCCCTATACTGTGGTCCCAATAGAAATTTAAATTAAAATGATATTTAAAACcaaaattcatacgaaatttatacaaaagtaactcgaatttaaacctaaataaaacttaaacttaatcctaATCTACTGGCCATCGGTTGGGGCGCGCGAcgggcctgcctcgtcgtcgttcttcgcctTTGCCGCTTGCGTTTGTGCCCGCTTCTCGTCCCTTGCTTCgagcatctggcggtggagcatggcggtcAGCGTCGtaggagcttgccggcggcgctgtccccgTGCTTTCATTTGCCGAGAAGCCTCATTCCCGGCGCGCCTCGCTTGCTCGCGCGCGAACGCGTCatagtggcgatgagcgttgaggtcgtagagcttctgtcgctccgcctccatgaggaggcgtcccgcctcctccgtggccgctcgctggcgcgagatctcgagggcgtGCTCGAGGTTAGCGTCGTTGACGAACTCCCGCTGCTCCTCCTTCAACCTCTGGAAGCGCTGCGCGTTCAACGACGCTAGGATTGCCGCCTGCTCCCGGTCGGCGGGGGCCTGCGGCTGCTCGCCCCACTGCGCCGCCTCAGCTTCCACACCTGCAACGTAGGCCTCGTGCCACGCCGCGAACCGTGGGTCCTCGTCATCGTCGGAGCTGTAGTCCGCGTCGGGctacggctccggctccggctgcggtggtggtggaggcgccgcaggcagcgcgcggccgttgaggaCAAGCATGGAGTATGTCGTCTTAAGACGGCGCGgcatttttgaggtggagaggagagaatggcgcggtggcggtggtggagatgagaggatagcaccgcggtggtggacggcgtacgtaCTAAATAGTGGTGCCAACTACCCGCATTTACGGCGGCTTAGGCGACTGGACGCCGTGTGGTCAGTCGTTGCCCTCGTCGTTGCCTCGGTTTccacgcgggagaccattaaaggccgacgaccaaccttcccgtgtcgcggccgatgcgaaccatcgtgtcctctcgctgacaaggcgcccccacccgcgagAACCGttgtgccgcgaggcgccggcgcgcccgattcgcgccctacatgaaggggccgacacggcggtgattctattgggctcgaaaactagccggcgccgtttggggcgcaccggtgtgagcccaaaatccacgccggcccccaaaacgctatcgaggccgctattggggccgccggtggagatgctctaaccagcgATGGTTTATAACCATCGCTAAGGGGAAACCgttaatgggcctggcccattagttCGGTTATTTCAAAAATTTCCAGATTCGAAAATTTGCTTAGATTTCAAATTTGCCCAGATTCgaaatttgcttagatttaaaaattgcctagattcgaaatttgctgagatttgaaatttgctaagattaaaaatttgcttactttgaaaatttgttcgaatttgaaattttcttaactttaaattttgctccaatttaaaatttgttaaaaaaataaaaaacagaaaaaatcaaaaaatcaaaaaatcgaagaaaaaccGAAAGAAAACCGAAACCCAAGAAAAACCTTAAAAAAAACTCGACGAAAACCGAAAAAACCGAGACCTACAGGCTCCCTACATGTTAATGGGCCACGGCCCAAAAGCTCCCTACGGGTGAAACCACGCGGGCTCCTTCACCCTCCTCGCCCTCGGTCATTTCCGGCGGCTCCTTCCCCGATGGTCGGCGATCTTGTGCCACTTCTACGCCATAGCCATGGAAACACGTCAGGAATTCCGCCGACCCCGTTTGCCCAATTCGAGGACAAGAGAAGAAAGATCAGTACCTGAGGTGCCGGCCGGTCCTCGGAGAAGGGCTGCAGCCCATCGTCGAGGGAGGTGAAGGTGGCTGTGGTGATTTTGGCGAGCACCTTCCGGTACTCGTCCTCGCTCCAGTCGACCGCAGTCGAGAGGGTGCAGTCGTTCTTCCCCCGATACTCCCACATGTAATGGCCGCGACTGTGTAGAGGAATCAGGCGGCGGACGAGCcaacagttgtacatgttggcggtCGTCATCCAGCCGTCCTTCAGCGTCTGGATCGCCAGCCGCATCGCCTTCACTACCTCTTCCTGGTCGCGGGGCAGCGACCGCACGTTGAGGCGACGAGGGGCGCTCAGCTCTGGCGAGTACTGGGGAATGTGAGAGTCTCCAGGCCGAGTGTGCTCCTGGGCGTAAAACCAAAACCGGCGCCATTGCGCCTGCGCTTTCTTCGGGAGCGCCATGTCGAGGAAGCTCTCCCCGGACTTCACTTGGAATGTGATCccgccgttcgggatgagcgactggtcgctcttgctcacccgggtcgcccgcccatggaagatTGACACCCACAGCGGTAAGTAGGGCGGGCAGCCCAGGTAGCACTCGCACAACGCCACAAAGAGGGCGATCTGCTGGAcgctgtgcggcccgaggtcggagaTCTTGATGATGTAGAATGCTAGAAGCTGGCGCAGGAAGTCGGAGGTGGGGAGCGCGAAGCCGCGGTcgaggaagctcatgaagatcaCGAACTCCCCC contains:
- the LOC124660894 gene encoding RNA polymerase II subunit 5-mediating protein homolog, encoding MAAAKQGTATPLGAVFSPDDTRRAVSRVAQAVADRRAELARVQGFFADNAALVSLVQRLPDELSHQIMVPFGGAAFFPGSLIHTNQLMVLLGDGYYADRSAKQTTEILHRRGMELETQMEAIKATISDLEAEAKFFESTAAEASEGLVEIREEYDEEAEINPSKSEASSSSGTLSDEEHARIMARFDELEMLEKEAGSSSEDEEEEEEDDDDDDDDDEGAGTNEDDEENLDTLSDGNDHDNVGFGASVSGSGANDRSQGNAQLKSALKKLGGKKMLKGASVAPSASSSIINSEVRAPLRKAVSFKDENGNIVSSSKSLSRQDPKYSAESSHERKIISSGQKAFTGSIVEHDDNLSVIQLPKNNDSEKPGSSAPSRPVSRFKMQQGGR